The following nucleotide sequence is from Calonectris borealis chromosome 5, bCalBor7.hap1.2, whole genome shotgun sequence.
aggaggttgtagcgaggtgggggttggtctcttctcccaagtaaccagtgataggacgagaggaaatggcctcaagttgcgccagaggGGGTTTAGACTGgctattaggagaaatttcttcaccgaaagggttgtcaagcactggaacaggctgcccagggaagtggttgagtcaccatcctgggAGGGATTTAAAGGACGTGGTGCtcggggacatggtttagtggtggacttggcagtgcttgattaacagttggacttgatggccttaaagctcttttccaacctaaatgattgtatgacacacagaattaaattttattaCCTGAGATTTacttatttctgtaaataaagtttttctttttttttctttttccacttagCATCTTGCCGACAGAGTGGCtatgtatgtgcatgcatacacactATACAGTGCTGTCAGACCTTTTGGTTGCAGGTAAGTCTTTCAGACATACACTGTTTGTGAAGATCTTTTGTTTCACAATTGCTGGAACTATTTAGTTTGTCTAaggtctttttttaaacttggaattAGTAACCTACAATTCATCTTGTAAACAAAttccctcccccttttctttttgtgtgtgtgtaaaaccTTAGGTGAAGAATTCAGATTTGCGTAACAGTATGCCAAGCTTCTACATAGATTGCCAGTTTGTCCCTGAATTTTAAAGTTGAAGAGTTGATGCTATTAAGTCTGTGACAGTGATGAAAGCAGAACTTTTCTCTGCAATCATCCTGTTTGCCCTGATACCTAAAGAGTAGGTTACAACTATTATGCAGTTCTAGTACAAAGGGACTAATAAAATGAGATCTGCTGCCTAGTTACAGATAAGTAAAATGTTTCTGGCAACTTGCAGGTACTTGGCTGTCATGGTAACACTAAATTGTTGAGACAAATTGCTTAATAGAATGTAGCAGGATGGTAGGAGTTTTGCTCCAAGAAGAATGTAGGAAACCTCAGTTGGTGTAGTCTCTGTAATTCTGTGTGGGTTGGTAGAAGAAATGTTTCTTATTTCACTTTTCCCCTCCAGTTTCATGTTGGGGTcctatgatgatgatgatggtgcaCAACTATACATGATTGATCCATCAGGAGTTTCATACGTGAGTGTgtcaaaaatatttccatcttGGCGTAAGTTCTCCTTTTAAAAGTTCCTAGTTAAGAAAATAGTAAGTGCTATTCCAAAAGAgctgttaattttttcttttttcgccTGGGAAGATCTCCGGTGAATCACTGCTTAAAATGAACAGAGCTGGGTTTTGCTCATTTGCATGTGCTTGTTAAGCACACATTGTGTATTTCTTAGATGTACAGTCTCTGAGAAACTAGTTCTAAAGCTTGTCTCAGAAATTTGGGAGTTCATTCCACCTGGCTATATCCAGTGAAAAGTCCCATGCACTGCCCAAAGAGGGCAAGTCTTGTAGTGATCCCCCATTCACAAAATACTTCAGGTAAGAGAGAGCTTCAGGTAAGAGAGGGCTGCTACTCTGACGCTGGCTGCTCACAGCAGGTCAAATCAAAACAGATACTTTTGTTCATTCTTGTTAATGCTCTCTTCAGCTGTGTATTACACACAGGATGATACACACTCATactgttctgattttttaaattttcttccaatATATCCAATACCATAGCTGTTGAGGGAAATAGAAGCGCTTAATTTTTATGTGCTTACACTTCAATATATTTTCATGGtaggtgggtttgggtttttttgatcctGTGGAACTTCTCTAATTCTAGTTTGCTCTTCCATTTActgtaataacaataaaaaaatgatGTATTACAACAAATTGAGTAGGTATGTTTCTGTCCAGGAACTACTGAGCTCTTCTGTTTTCTATCAACAGTGGTAGTACTTCATCTAGTAATTGGGTTCTATTCAACAACTTGGGAATGTGCCCTGAGAGAAAACAATACCAAGGGTTACTGTATATTAACCCCTTGATATGTGAGTAGGGTGGGGGTTGTCATATGCTAAGTGACAGTAAGAACTGTAGAGGGCTTAGTATTTAATTAAATGtgcatattttgtttcttttttttttttagggttatTGGGGGTGTGCCATTGGTAAAGCCAGGCAGGCTGCAAAAACAGAGATAGAAAAACTTCAGGTATGATGTTACAGTTTTGTTGTGCTGTTTCAAACAAATATTCCTAGCTTATAATGTTACCTTTTTGGATGCCTAAAACATATAAAATACAAGAGAAGCAGATGGAATATTCCCTTGTATGTTCTAGGAGATGTTTTAGCCTCTCGGCTAGCAGTATTTCTCAAGTCTTGCCCCTGTCTGTAGGGAGTGTACATGTTTAAAACAGGAGGCATAAACATACACTCCCATGCATGCCAGTGAGCAAAGTAATGGAGTGAATATAAAAGTGTAACTAAGTTTTTAGTTGTGAATGAAAACCTTAGGGCAGCATTGTACAGGGTGCTGTATCTATTTTTTTCCGAAGGTTTTAGATgatccttttgtttaaaaagttgaaaaaagcTGGTCTTGTTAAGGACAATGAGTGGAACTGCAGAATACTGAATGACCGCTGGAATATTATGGCTCTGGAAAtgtaatggagaaaaataaaatccttgccAGGTAAGACAGTGTTTCCCAGCTGGCTAGTGTTGAGGTACTGCCTTTTTTCAAAAGATGTGTTCAAGTAGCTTGTTGTTGCTGACTGTAACATACCTTTCAAAACATCTTTACACGTCTGATGAAAAGGACTTTAGTGCTGTGAACACTAGGAAGAGTACAACTGCATGGCACACCGCCATTGACACCAGAAAGAGctgtttctgtttggcatctcCTGCTTGCACAATACTGTAACTTGGCAAGTGCTACAAGGAGGTTCTGCGAGTGTACACCGAGAAGTTGTTCTGTAGCTTTCTGAATGAGCGTGCAAACAGTTGGCTGTGTAAAACTAGTCTGTGGAGAGAAGAGTACTGAAGTGTGCCTTACGCTGATTTAGAACTATGTTAGGATCCTGAGGGACTTCTGTCCTTCTCTTGTGTTTTAATATCTGGCACCCTTGGAATTGGAGACAGTTAATGTGGGACAAAATCCTGCTTCTGGCCTGTCTCAGGTAATTCTTACTTTATACTCTGCTTGCATCTTATTTATGGTTTGGGGCTGCAGAAGTACATCACAGCTGTTCATGGAAAGGTTCAGAGTTCTTATGGTGGTTATATTCTTAAGAATAGTCTGTTTATGGTGCTCTAGCATCGTAActgaaaaattacaggaaaaattaCAATGTTCTTAGACTTGCTTCATTCAGTCTTGAATCTGGTCAGATGCTCAAATACCAAATTAAAAGTCAGAAGCCTACAAGATCATCTGATCTTGATACTGGAATCGTGGCATCTGGGAAATCATAATTTCAGTTTCCATGTGTGCAAATTGGCAGAAAGATAATGGTAATGTTGGGTAACATATAATTACCCCCccaaaaattcattttctgtgcaCTGTTGGGATTTTCAAAAACTTGTGTTTTATTAACTGAGTTTTTGTACAGCTAATAAGTGTGTGTATTGCTTGAGTTTTACAGTAGAGCCTGTAAAACTTAGTACCTGGGAACAGTGGTGCCATATTGCCTAACTGCATTTATTCATTTAATGGCTTATTTACAGAATGTCTTCAGTAATGCATATGATCTTGTCACAGCGATGTGAAGCAAGTCCAGTCTTGCATGCCGATGCTTTTTGTTAACCATAGAATGGGCAGGTTTCCAGGTCACAGTTAATTTTGACAAGATGAATTTGTCAAAACTGAAATGGGAAAGAGACAGGAGTACAAAAGCTTTTGTGGGGGATACCGCCTACTGTAGCCTGTCAGCTAAGATGCGTTCCTGTGGAAGAGATGACTACAGGTGGAAAGTAAGAGGCAAGCGGGTAGTCAAAACTTTAAACCCGCCTTACAGGTACTGCAGAGCAGATACTGTGTCTGGGGGACACAGCATGCGAGACCCTCATATGTAGCTGAGGGCGCAAGCAGAAAACACTGCATTTGTCAGTCTGTTACATCTTATGCAAATGTCTGATAGCTTCAGCTACAGGAAAACTTGTAGTGGTGTGGAGAGTACTTGAATCTTGTGAGCTCTTCTACAGCGCTTCTCATGTAGCTCCGACGCTGCACACAACTTTTTGATTATATGGACATAACCGTCATTAGCTCTTGTGATAAACCGTTACGGTGTTTACTCTTATTGTCTGCGGAATTAATATACCTGGGATGGGAAAAGGATaatggcaaaaaataaatgtacttcagttttctctcttgtAAATATGCGTGATAGTAGCAGACCTTTGGGTTTTCCTATTTCACTACTAACTTTATATGCATAAATACACATAGTAATTTAAATGCTTGTGTGACACAAGTTACATTTGTacccagcagccagtgctgtgtGTGTTACGGGTCGAGTGTCACAAACGTAAGGGCTGGGGCAATGGGTCTCTGTCTGTTTAGGAAACTTCCTGGGAGGGGACTGTGATGGCCTGTCTGTCTAACCAGGCACGGGCATTTCTCCTCTGGCCCACTGCTTGCGTGGGTGTGTGCTTCACCCCAGAAAGTGCTGTGACGTTCAACATGAACAAAGGACTGTTGTCGTCTTAGTTCCTTCACCGGTGTCTCAAAACTAGCTTCCCTACTATGGTTTTGACAactatatgtaattttttttaaactatatgtAATTAATGGTTTGCACTCTGAGCTCAGTGTaaataatggggaaaaataagaaaCGATAATTTACTTTGAACTTGAAAATCATTTTATGCTAGGGGAAGTGTCAGTAAAATGTGTAATGTATTGGCCTGTATTTTGTGACTAATGGCCCGTTGGCTTCAATCAGTAACGACAGGTGCATTCTTGCGAGTGCAGTATCAACGGCTCATGTCTATCTGGTTTGTGCAAATGAAACCTTGAGACAGGAAATGAGGCTTATCTTGTTTTAACCCTGAATTAATGAAATATAGTAGAATATATTACTACTTCATAGTCCAGAAGAGTTGACTGGCAAGAGATTTGACCTACAAAACATCAGTTTATTATGTCATGGAAATTGGCAAGAGACTTTGTTTTGATTAACTGTGAAACTGTCAGAGACTGTGAtataacagagagaaaatataaaacgAGGTGCTGATACCTTGCTCAGGCATGTAGTTGGTTGTTAACACTGGAACAATACTCTCCTCTTAGGGCATTACTTAAAAGTCAAAATTGCTTGCATAAAATGTCGGTAAGACCGAAAGTATTACTACACTACCCAGAAAGAATATGAATATTACATGTGGAAATATGGTGCCTCCCCCAGATTGTACATGTGGTTACTTTATGTCAGTTGATCATAAAGCGTTTAAGAACAAGTCAAGCTTCTATGACCTAAGGTTTTCTGTTCGGCTTCTAAGCTTCCTGCTGATGAGTACATTAAACTGGGGAAATTTCCACGTAACAGTTTTTTCATGGAATCTTTCAGTTGTGAAATTCTTCACTGGAAGAATGACTTGCATTTAGCAGGCTGGAAGACTTATCGTAGAGAATAAATTTGGTTCTAGTCTTAACTTTTTGTCACTTTTATCACTGCTGAACAGAAAGCTCATTAGGCATGTGCGCAGCCCCTCATGTTCTGGCCTTATAGAAATGGAAAACAGTATATTCTTTTAATCTGTGTATAATTTTGTCTACAGATGAAGGAAATGACCTGCCGTGATGTTGTTAAAGAGGTTGCGAAAATGTAAGTCTCCAACCTGTTTTTCCAACTCGACAAAAATCCATACTGGTGAGCTTGCTGTGGTTTCAAACTGAAGCTATTCCTTTTAAATTGGGTACCAGGTTTCATTTCTACTAGATGAGTGCTCATGCTGACTCCAGTATCTTCTGCTATTCATATTTTGTCTCTTGTGAGATGGGATATGCTGCTCAGTACTGAAAAATGCCGAAGGATGTGAAAAATGCACCTTTTGATCTCATCTGGTACTTCTTATAGGTGCAACTTGTAGCAGCAATGGATTAAAGGTTAAGCTGTCTGAATATGGtcaatggttttaaaatatataaaccaGGTGACAGATGGGGGAAATTCCTTGGTGTTCCAATTCTGAAGAAAGAGCTGTACACTTTCTTACGCAGATTGAACAACGAACTGATGCTTCAGACATTAAGTAGCAGTCCAGAAATGAAGCTGAGGTCTTTGACCCAGCCTTCCTATTTGGCTAAAAAAAGACTCAAGAGCTTAGGAAAGAAGCAAAGTGTAATTCCTTGTTTAAAGATGTATACAGGGTCTAACTGGTCTCATTTAAGTGATAAAGCTTGATACCACATGAAAAGactagaaatatttaatttgctatttAGTGATCCCATTTAGAACACCACATCAGCGATAGCATCACCTGTAGTCACAAACTCCATGTGAGGAGAGTgtatttacagggaaaaaaggtACCATTCAGTAAGTCATGTACTAGTGAGGGGAAGAAAGATACCAGGCAGAGAGAAGACTTTCTGCTAGGTAGAGCATGCATTGGCCAGTAGTAAACTGTCTTGAACATACTTTGTGAATTAGTATCTCTTCAAACAAATACAAGTATCCTTTCAGGTATCTACAACACTTCATTTTAACGCTTTAGGGACATGTTCTGTCACAAATTTAATAATCTGCAGCTGAAAACTGTAATCTCCAGCATTTTACGGCGATTGCTTAGAAGGTTATAAAGAAGTAATAAATATGCTTCTACCATTGGTGTTGCAGCATGTGAGCTTATTTCAGAGTTTGTGTCTGAGGCTGTCACAGCAGCAGCTAGAGAAAAGCATTTGTGGGATCTCTGTTCTTAAAACCTAGCAAGGACCTCAAAGCAGTTCTAAAATGGCACAAATAAGGCACAGATTTTCAAATAATGaaaagctttctgttctttaattcTGCCTCAGCTCAAAACTTAACAGCAGGTCTAGATACAGTTCTGTTTTTCACCTCAAATTCAGCTCCTTAGTAGCATTTAGCAAGATAGTAAAGATATTAATCATTTTTTTTAACCCTAAAATACTAGCCAGATTCCAGAGTTATGATTTCTCCAAGAGCTTGTAATGGTACACTTTGTTGCAAAAGGCTTGTAACCAGCTTGTAACACATAGGAAAGGCCTATAGATCATCTTAATCAATGATCAGTAAGTCCAGTCTAAGTGACAGAAGGGTGTCAGAAGAACATAAGCATATAGTGATACTTCTCTGGACACCAATGTTAACTTTGTTCTTTATGTTTGTTTCACAATACTTTTATTAAACTTTAATTGGAAGTACTTAATGTGGTGCTGAAGGTATCCTTCCTTCCTCCACTATCTCCAAGCTTTCTATGTTGGCTAGAAATAGCTggtgtttttcagcttttcactTATTAATGGTTTCTGAAACGAACTAAGGAATATAACCTTCTCAACAAGTGAAGCCACAGGTTATTGTAAGTTCTACTATTGTTTTGAGTGTATGTCTCAACTCAGGGTTGTTATAGTTTGTTTACATGTTCTGCCACTGAGGACTGAATACTCTGATGCAATCAAATCAGTATTGCTATTACAGCGTAACATTTTTATCCCACAGACTAAGGAGTGATTTTACTAATCTGGATGGTACGGCGTATGCTGCAATACCACTTGTAGGTTAAATTCTGATTACCATTGTGTTTGCCATTAAGTATGGCAGTCTGTATAGAGATCTATGCACGGGCTTCTAATTAGACACAAGATACTATGGTGTTGGGATTTAGTCTTAAGTGTAAATTGAAATAAGATTTATAGGAGAAATACAGGACACTCCTAACTGTATTATAACTCATCTAGCAGGAGCAGGCAATGATGACGTAGCCTTGGTTCTGCAGTACTTGAATCTTAATGTTTGTTCTAATTAAGATAACTCGAACATCTCAACCTGCATCTTAGCTGTAATAATTTAATGTATAGTTATACTAGCAATTAAGGCTGGAAAATTctctgatgggttttttttgtgtgtgtgtgggcagGGGAGAAAGCGTGGGGAGAGCTTCTATTAACTGTAAGAGGAATACTTCAACAGAAGAAATCTGTGAAAGGAAGAAAGTGTATTTAGCCTATTAATCAATCTGTTCTAATCTGtactttttctgttccttccagaATCTACATAGTTCACGATGAAGTAAAGGATAAAGCTTTTGAGCTGGAACTCAGCTGGGTTGGAGAAAGTAAtgcatttctgtaatttctatAAACACTATAGAAAATTTATAACTTTCTGTAACTAAAGTAAAACACTGCTTCTTAAATGCACTCTGTACGTCAAGGTCTTTGTGTGAATTCTACTTAAGATGTACTCTTTTTATTGGCAGTAACCAATGGAAAACATGAAATTGTTCCCAAAGACAtcagggaagaagcagaaaaatacgCCAAGGTAAGGTCCTACTTTGGTGTTGTCTCAGTGCTTCACTTGACTTCTAGAGTAGAAGGAACTCACTGAAGGTTAGGTTTCTACTGCTGTGATGGCTGGAAAATGTATAGTCACAACACACACCACTTCAGCAAGGGATAATAGTGACGTTCAGAGTGTAATCCAGGGATAGTTCTTACTTTCAAAACCAGTGTAATTCAGCAGGCTTGCACAGGTGGCGTGTTTCTCCTTCAAAAGTAGATGTATTAACTCTTCAGCAATGGCGTAAGTGAGCAGGAGAGGTAGTAAGTCATATTGCCTAGAACAATTTTTAAAGATAACCAGCTGGAGAAAGTTAGACTTCCAGCACTTAACAGCTTTTAAAGTACTGATGGGGCTCAGTATTACCTCCTAAAGATACGAACTAGCCTGCTGAATACAAGGCTTTGATAAGCAACTCATTTTGCTTGTTATAAGCTGAATTACAAAATAACTGTTAAACTATTTTTtaatcaaactttttttaaaaacaggaatcTTTGAAAGAGGAAGATGAATCAGATGATGACAATATGTAACACATTGTTACTTCAAGACAAGTTCAACTTTCCTTAACTTACAACAGTTTGTTTATAATGTATTAAGCATGGGATGCTGTTATGTACTTGTTGGATGAAACTGAGTGACCAACTTGCACtaataaattttccattttactgtctgttagcttttatttcaaaagagtaTAGGCCAGCATCATCAAGAAGCAACTGTACTCTGTATCAGAACAGGCATTAAGAAGGAAAGGTATTATCAGGCTGGTGTTGCTTCCTCTTAGTACAGCACTCTATTTGAGCCAGGCTAGGTACAGAAAAACAATCTGCTTAGAAATTTGACAAGTCTCTTGTTTATACTGCatagtttaatattaaaaactagTACTCAGTTATTCCTTGATTAACCAGTATCACGCTTTGCAGTTCATTCATAGCCACAGTCTGATTGCTCTTGGCAGAAGAGATGAGAACACACCTAACTGCAAAACAGCTGGTTACAGGTTAAGCTGATGTGCACAGCTGACAACTCCAAACAGCCTACATTACAAGAAAGAGTTCAGGAAAAGGAATTTTAATCTGAAGTATTAAGCCGAGGCTTATTTGAAGAGTAGGAGAAGTTAAAAACTAATTCAACTTAAAATAGTGCTTGTGTTAAGTTCTAAAGCTGTGAGATCTATTAAGCAATGTAACTGGAATTAATGCTTGGAGAgccaaactatttttaaacagcttcatTCAGCTGTAGTTTCTTAAATCACTTCTGAATCAGCTTTATCAATTGTTGACCTTCCCAAAAGTTGAAAACACACCTTCCTGCTTTCTTTCCCAACTTCTTAGGAAAAAAGACTGTCTATTCTAGTTACTTCAAAGTCTTGAAAGACAAGATAACAAACTGTTCTGTTCACCACCTTAAGACTCAGTTAAAATTGAAGTCTTGTTTGTATATGCAGTTAAAATTCTAATGGTCATCTTAATCTAAAATGCATACTTTTCTAATGAGTCAAATTCCTCAGCTTTAGTACTACACACTAATGATCACCAGCCcttaaaacaaaagctttctgttacaggtttattttttatacagtttttttccctttgaaaaaacaCCTGTCTGCCTATAGTTTCTCTTCTAATGGGATTACAAGACACAGGTTCTACTTCCTTTTTGTGACAAGGAACAGTCAATAGAGATAGACGGGTCTGTCTTGATACTTAGTGACTGTCTCAGGCTTAAACCACCTGAACTCTTGCCCCTCCAGTGGGACATAGGTTTCAGAGGCTGCTAGAACTCTTGATCGGGCCTGCCTGAGCCAACATTAATCATGGCCGTGACAGCCAGCCTCCTCCAGTGTCTCCTCCCAGGCAACAGTATAGCTGTTACACTGAGTCAGCCTTTAGTTCTGACTGAACTTTGTTGCATTTCTCCAAACTGAATTTACTACTGAAGTTTACTGCTGATCCAGCTGTTTGATTCATTAGCGAGTGCCAGTCAGGAAACTCTAATCAGCACTCTAAAGCACTAGCTGAGGGCTGATCTTCCACTCACTGTATATGACAGCGGAATACTTGATTCTCTTCACTTTGTCTTTATCCTATACCTAAAGTGTTGCTGAAAAACCACTAAATGGAAGTTAAAAGCCATCCTTGTGTGGTGACACACGTCCATCCAAGCCCTTCAGTGACAGCCATTCAGAATTGGGGACAGGAAGCATAACAACAGTTACACAAGTCAGGTTTCAGGGTTAAGGAAGAAGAGCAAGATCAGTTGTGCATATTTACAAGACAAAGCGGAAGGAAGATGTTCTACAATATGTGAGAAGATACAGGTAGGAACAGAGCCACCTACTTGCTTATTCAGAATTTCCAAGTTGCCATGTTCTTTAATAAGTAGCTATCTAAAAAGTTCCTTTGAAGAACCATGCTCTGATGTTTTGCTTGTTGTGGAAAGGTGTATAGTGAAGTCCAATGAGAAGCAATTCAAGAGTATGTGCATTTTGCAGTGTCTAGTAGTACATACAAAGTGCTGCACAGCAGTCTTGCTTGTCATGGCAACATTTAGTTAAACAATACCAAGGTGATTATTACTGTCAGGTTCTTTTCCAAATTAAATCACTAAGTTATGAGAGTATAGGCTCACTATTTACAAAAATTGATCTTTATCTGTGGTAAGGAAAAAATGTATCACTTCCCTTTCCATTGACTGCAGATggggaaagagacaaaaaagtGAGCATTagaaggtggggaaaaaatatttgcatttattcaGGAGAGGGGGGTCAAGGATGAAAAAAGCAAGAAGATACTGAATAAGCTATTCTAGTATTAAAATTTCCCTTAACTTTAGAAACAGAAAGCTAGCAGGCTTCTATTCAATCTGAAATTAAGCTTTGCTACCTTTTTAACAATAAGGCCCAGGGAACATTAGAATACATTTCTAATCCAGGACGACTctcatttcagcagaaaaactACTGCAGACTCCCCCATTACAGCTATTTTTGTAGCCTTAACCTTGTTGCAGTTCCAACTGGGATAACCAATGAGACAACCATATAGCACTTAACAAGTAACTTACTAATTTGAAGCTAGTTACCTAAAAATGCTTAATTATACAGTTGTGCAGTAGCCATCGTAAAGTTTCACTAATTTAGTCCACACGTGATAGGCCAAATGCCAACTTTAATGAATTTTGCTACTGAGAAAGAGTATTTACTTGTTGCTGTGTCAAACTTCCCCTGCTGTGGAAGCTGAGCAGGGGAAGAAGTCGTCCAAAAAGAAGGAAGTGGCAACTCACGGCAACACTGATCACATAAAGACTTAAAAATGCAGTGGGACAGCATGGCATCATTAAACTTTGATTAAATGTTGAAgaccatggggtttttttctaagtACATAGAGCTGTCTGAGGCAAATCACTTGGTGAAAGCTAAGCTCCAGAAGGGCTCAAGCTGGATCTGAGATGATTATTTAAGTGAAGACTAGATCTGttacagaacaagagaaaagaatattaaatctcaaccaaaaaaaaagcaagcttacTTTTAGCAGAGGCTCTGATTTAAGTAcaggactaggaaaaaaaaatctagctgtaTGGTAGATATTCCCTTACCCTCCAGACTTAAATAATATCTAGAGGGAAGAGTTTGGTTTAAGCCCAGAGAACAACTGATCAGGTAGCTAAAACAAAGACTTGAAAGCTTCCACCAGCCAGTCTCCTGTAGCTTCAGCTGTGGGGCATGTCTGGAGAAAGTATGTACGCTCAGGGTCTGCGGAGTTGAAGCTCCGGAAGAGCTGTTCCTTGAGACCAAGGATAGCACGTGCTCCCGCTTAAATCTTACTACTTTTGCGTAAGCTCGCTCTGAGAGCAGCGAGTCTCACAACGTGCCAAGGGACTAGGGCAGCCCAGTTGGCTGACCTGATTCAGAGCTGCTTGCAACACACACCAGCCCAATACGAGAGCAGCGGTCTGTGACAGTGACCTCTG
It contains:
- the PSMA3 gene encoding proteasome subunit alpha type-3 isoform X3: MKAVENSSTAIGIRCKDGVVFGVEKLVLSKLYEEGSNKRLFNVDRHVGMAVAGLLADARSLADIAREEASNFRSNYGYDIPLKHLADRVAMYVHAYTLYSAVRPFGCSFMLGSYDDDDGAQLYMIDPSGVSYGYWGCAIGKARQAAKTEIEKLQMKEMTCRDVVKEVAKIIYIVHDEVKDKAFELELSWVGEITNGKHEIVPKDIREEAEKYAKESLKEEDESDDDNM
- the PSMA3 gene encoding proteasome subunit alpha type-3 isoform X1, which encodes MSSIGTGYDLSASTFSPDGRVFQVEYAMKAVENSSTAIGIRCKDGVVFGVEKLVLSKLYEEGSNKRLFNVDRHVGMAVAGLLADARSLADIAREEASNFRSNYGYDIPLKHLADRVAMYVHAYTLYSAVRPFGCSFMLGSYDDDDGAQLYMIDPSGVSYGYWGCAIGKARQAAKTEIEKLQMKEMTCRDVVKEVAKIIYIVHDEVKDKAFELELSWVGEITNGKHEIVPKDIREEAEKYAKESLKEEDESDDDNM
- the PSMA3 gene encoding proteasome subunit alpha type-3 isoform X2, whose protein sequence is MIDQQGTDWVTQVSDRSHSTAIGIRCKDGVVFGVEKLVLSKLYEEGSNKRLFNVDRHVGMAVAGLLADARSLADIAREEASNFRSNYGYDIPLKHLADRVAMYVHAYTLYSAVRPFGCSFMLGSYDDDDGAQLYMIDPSGVSYGYWGCAIGKARQAAKTEIEKLQMKEMTCRDVVKEVAKIIYIVHDEVKDKAFELELSWVGEITNGKHEIVPKDIREEAEKYAKESLKEEDESDDDNM